One part of the Helicobacter cetorum MIT 99-5656 genome encodes these proteins:
- a CDS encoding 50S ribosomal protein L25/general stress protein Ctc, whose product MLEGVIRESITKANAKALKRDGYLIANVYGKGIENVSCAFKLNPFIKYLKEKKHLIFPVKLGDKTYEVVVQEYQKNPVTNELIHVDLLAVTKGVKSKFKVPVKHHGTPVGLKNKGILMLSKKRVRVECTPEHLPDCYLVDVTSLDVNESILVRDLEKHENVKILDNDSIAVIGVIKAK is encoded by the coding sequence ATGTTAGAAGGCGTTATTAGAGAGAGTATTACTAAGGCTAATGCCAAAGCTTTAAAAAGAGATGGCTATCTAATCGCAAATGTCTATGGTAAGGGGATTGAGAATGTCAGCTGTGCGTTCAAATTAAACCCTTTCATCAAATACCTTAAGGAAAAGAAACATTTGATTTTTCCGGTGAAATTAGGGGATAAAACTTATGAAGTCGTGGTTCAAGAATATCAAAAAAATCCTGTAACCAACGAGCTTATCCATGTGGATTTACTCGCTGTAACCAAGGGCGTAAAATCTAAGTTTAAAGTTCCGGTTAAGCATCACGGCACTCCGGTAGGCTTAAAAAACAAAGGGATTTTAATGCTCTCTAAAAAGCGTGTGCGTGTGGAATGCACTCCAGAGCATTTGCCAGATTGCTACCTAGTAGATGTAACTTCTTTAGATGTGAATGAATCTATCTTAGTGCGTGATTTGGAAAAACACGAAAATGTTAAGATTTTAGACAATGATTCTATCGCTGTAATTGGCGTGATTAAGGCGAAGTAA
- the pth gene encoding aminoacyl-tRNA hydrolase, which translates to MTLLVGLGNPTLRYANTRHNAGFDILDLLVKELQLSFTFSSKHNACICVYNDFILLKPQTYMNLSGESILSVKNFYKPQEILVIHDELDLALGVMKFKNGGGNGGHNGLKSIDLLCSNSYYRLRVGISKGTNVTEHVLSKFSKNEESLKNAVFEHAKNALKFFIETNDFNATQNRFTLKNPLILES; encoded by the coding sequence ATGACGCTTTTAGTAGGTTTAGGCAACCCTACTTTGCGTTATGCTAATACCAGACACAACGCTGGTTTTGACATTTTAGACTTGCTTGTTAAAGAGCTCCAACTTAGTTTTACTTTTTCTTCCAAGCACAACGCGTGCATATGTGTTTATAACGATTTTATCTTGCTTAAGCCCCAAACTTACATGAATTTGAGTGGCGAAAGTATCCTAAGCGTTAAAAATTTTTATAAACCCCAAGAAATTTTAGTTATCCATGATGAATTAGACCTAGCTTTGGGCGTTATGAAGTTTAAAAATGGCGGAGGGAATGGGGGGCATAATGGCTTGAAATCCATTGATTTGCTCTGTTCTAATAGTTATTATCGTTTAAGAGTGGGTATTTCTAAGGGGACTAATGTTACTGAACATGTGCTTTCAAAGTTCAGCAAAAACGAAGAATCTCTAAAAAACGCTGTGTTTGAGCATGCTAAAAATGCCTTAAAATTTTTTATAGAAACAAATGATTTTAACGCTACACAAAATCGTTTCACCCTTAAAAATCCTTTGATTTTAGAGAGCTAG
- a CDS encoding transaldolase: MQEFSLWCDFIERDFLENDFLKLINQGAICGATSNPSLFCEAITKSAFYRDEITKLKGKKAKEIYETLALKDILQASNALMPLYEKDPSNGYISLEIDPFLEDSASKSIDEAKRLFKTLNRPNVMIKVPASESSFEVIESLAKALIPINVTLVFSPKVASEIAKLLAKVTQKRAVISVFVSRFDKELDSLVSQNLQAKSGIMNATECYYEIEKHANHLTSTLFASTGVKSSSLAKDYYIKALCFKNSINTAPLDALNAYLLNPNTEYQTPTSITEIEAFKKELKKENLDLENVAQKLLDEGLVAFKQSFEKLLSSF; this comes from the coding sequence ATGCAAGAATTTAGTTTGTGGTGCGATTTTATAGAAAGAGATTTTTTAGAAAACGATTTTTTAAAGCTTATTAATCAAGGGGCGATTTGTGGAGCAACAAGTAATCCAAGCCTATTTTGTGAAGCGATTACTAAAAGTGCGTTTTATAGAGATGAAATTACTAAACTTAAAGGTAAAAAAGCTAAAGAAATTTATGAAACTTTAGCTTTAAAGGATATTTTACAAGCTTCAAATGCTTTAATGCCCCTATATGAAAAAGACCCAAGTAATGGTTACATTAGCCTAGAAATTGACCCTTTTTTAGAAGATAGTGCGTCTAAAAGTATTGATGAAGCCAAACGATTATTTAAAACTCTAAATCGCCCTAATGTGATGATAAAAGTTCCAGCAAGCGAAAGCTCTTTTGAAGTCATAGAATCTCTAGCCAAAGCTCTCATTCCTATTAATGTAACTTTAGTCTTTTCGCCTAAAGTCGCTAGTGAAATTGCCAAGTTACTAGCTAAAGTAACACAAAAAAGAGCAGTCATTAGCGTGTTTGTCTCACGATTTGATAAAGAACTAGACTCTCTTGTGTCTCAAAATCTACAAGCAAAAAGTGGCATTATGAACGCTACAGAATGTTATTATGAAATAGAAAAACACGCCAATCATCTTACAAGCACTCTTTTTGCATCTACTGGGGTTAAATCTAGTTCTTTAGCTAAAGACTACTATATCAAGGCTTTATGTTTTAAAAACTCTATTAACACCGCTCCCCTAGATGCCTTAAACGCTTATTTACTCAATCCAAATACAGAGTATCAAACCCCAACAAGCATAACAGAAATTGAAGCGTTTAAAAAAGAATTAAAAAAAGAAAACTTGGATTTAGAAAATGTCGCTCAAAAACTTCTTGATGAAGGCTTAGTGGCATTCAAACAATCCTTTGAAAAGCTTTTAAGTAGTTTTTAA
- a CDS encoding DUF1561 family protein yields MADFAKNIEIVLDDKTYGLHLVFHKGEAYPVIGAVSGSITASIDSLGRIIFVHHGVHLALTAPDSVTGLYGSSTEKWDYLTFRPAVLNDDNQRFIIRDKKILTANKEFILKVYKNTLYISKNALDYYDFHLSDKSAHFLSHPSEVFNFSFKTPISWLYEEKGVVYYVESKRSALDFITEYYYNPITGHIAQYHKESGELYGLTSSSNIDTWEYIHFQPCKDEMTTKEKENNKNQFFQLLLVDNKAIILDAYGNNLRVKTYGPYWGVPYFVNPSYANQDDANTPIDYFYLDNAISDLSRFTHKSLETCSKGAPQAPILDPRLAHRKTSRELLGLGNDFQLTDAWKRRLHAIATTCIRGVVSRIGMCGVCLLQSYQIVLELLRYTDNPLQSGGALFDTRENTDPFISFTSRFPGLALALEIPGEFIRRVSDPAYMPTRAAHAHTGMSYTMLAGYQVSTTPMLDSTQFPTRLNEMLHAEAGNVWIVFVYSIDSSGRTNQMVGHALPFVRTRDGLIAIRTNTPNRTYESYAHDLFPLRDLRAILNVLTTGFNHTIRYVQLVHVDHPIANPFSQTLTCHSFAQASQ; encoded by the coding sequence ATGGCCGACTTTGCAAAAAATATAGAGATTGTGCTTGATGACAAAACTTATGGCTTGCACTTGGTTTTTCACAAAGGCGAAGCCTATCCTGTTATAGGAGCTGTGAGTGGTTCTATTACAGCGAGTATTGATTCTTTAGGGCGTATTATCTTTGTCCATCATGGAGTGCATTTGGCTCTCACAGCTCCTGATAGCGTTACAGGACTTTATGGCTCAAGCACTGAAAAATGGGATTATCTAACCTTTCGCCCTGCAGTGTTGAATGACGATAACCAACGCTTCATTATTAGAGACAAGAAAATTCTTACTGCTAACAAAGAATTTATCCTTAAGGTCTATAAAAACACCCTATATATTTCTAAAAATGCTTTAGACTACTATGATTTTCATTTGAGCGATAAAAGCGCCCATTTCTTAAGCCATCCAAGCGAAGTGTTTAATTTTAGTTTTAAAACCCCTATCTCATGGCTTTATGAAGAAAAAGGGGTTGTATATTATGTAGAGAGCAAACGCTCTGCGCTTGATTTTATTACTGAATATTATTATAACCCTATCACAGGACATATCGCACAATACCATAAAGAGAGCGGTGAATTGTATGGTCTAACCTCAAGCTCAAACATTGATACATGGGAATACATTCATTTCCAACCTTGCAAAGATGAGATGACCACCAAAGAAAAAGAAAATAACAAAAATCAATTTTTCCAACTCTTACTTGTGGATAATAAAGCCATTATTTTAGATGCTTATGGAAATAATTTGCGCGTAAAAACTTATGGACCTTATTGGGGTGTGCCTTATTTTGTTAACCCTTCCTATGCTAATCAAGATGACGCTAACACGCCCATAGATTATTTCTATTTGGATAACGCCATTAGCGATTTGTCTCGTTTCACGCATAAAAGCCTAGAAACTTGCTCTAAAGGTGCACCACAAGCTCCGATTTTAGACCCTAGACTTGCTCACAGAAAAACTAGCCGTGAATTATTGGGGCTAGGGAATGACTTTCAACTCACAGATGCATGGAAAAGACGCTTGCATGCCATTGCGACCACTTGTATTCGTGGGGTAGTTAGTCGTATTGGAATGTGTGGGGTATGCCTTTTACAAAGCTATCAAATCGTTTTAGAACTCTTGCGTTATACAGACAATCCTTTGCAAAGTGGCGGAGCCTTATTTGACACAAGAGAAAATACTGACCCTTTTATCTCTTTCACTTCACGCTTTCCGGGGCTTGCCCTAGCTTTAGAAATTCCGGGCGAATTTATTCGTAGAGTGAGCGACCCCGCTTACATGCCTACTCGTGCCGCACATGCCCATACCGGTATGAGCTATACCATGTTAGCTGGGTATCAAGTCAGCACAACCCCCATGTTAGATTCAACACAATTCCCCACACGCCTAAATGAAATGTTGCATGCAGAAGCTGGAAATGTGTGGATTGTATTTGTTTATAGCATTGATTCATCAGGACGCACTAACCAAATGGTAGGGCATGCCTTACCATTTGTTCGCACAAGAGATGGGCTGATTGCTATACGCACTAACACGCCAAATAGAACCTATGAAAGCTATGCACATGATTTATTCCCTTTGAGAGATTTGCGTGCTATCTTAAATGTGCTTACCACAGGATTTAACCATACCATTAGATATGTCCAACTTGTGCATGTAGACCACCCTATAGCTAACCCTTTTAGCCAGACTCTAACATGCCATTCTTTCGCACAAGCTTCACAATAA
- a CDS encoding inorganic phosphate transporter has translation MEIKSIKEFEKASKKLQKDTLKIAFAVAFLVGVALLALIFGQASSKGLLLVFAAVVGGYMAMNIGANDVSNNVGPAVGSKAISITGAILIAGICEMLGAIIAGGEVVSTIKGRIVSPELISDAPIFIKVMLAGMLSGALWLHVATLVRAPVSTTHSVVGGVMGAGIAAAGISVVNWNFLLGIVASWVVSPVMGGVIAMLLLMLIKKTIAYKEDKKSAALKVVPYLVALMSVSFSWYLILKVLKRFYEVGFGLQLVLGLLLALFIFVVFRSYVLKKAPMIENSHASINELFNIPLIFAAALLSFAHGANDVANAIGPLAAISQALGDANTPIGNTLSSVPLWIMVVGGAGIALGLSLYGPKLIKTVGSEITELDKMQAFCIALSAVITVLLASQLGLPVSSTHIVIGAVFGVGFLREQLRRRFYKIRDSIVAAHFGEDLEEIEGFLNRFDKASLKEKSLMLEGLKKNKNTAIALELKKKEKKSLKKVYKEEVIKRSVLKKIVTAWIVTVPVSALLGAILFMALVYIERFL, from the coding sequence ATGGAAATTAAAAGCATCAAAGAATTTGAAAAAGCTTCTAAAAAACTTCAAAAAGACACTCTTAAAATTGCTTTTGCGGTTGCATTTCTTGTGGGCGTAGCCTTACTGGCCCTTATTTTTGGGCAAGCTAGCTCTAAGGGATTATTGTTAGTGTTTGCAGCTGTAGTTGGGGGCTATATGGCCATGAATATTGGGGCTAATGATGTTTCTAATAATGTCGGACCTGCCGTAGGTTCTAAAGCCATTAGCATAACTGGAGCGATACTCATTGCTGGAATTTGTGAAATGCTTGGGGCGATTATTGCTGGGGGGGAAGTGGTTTCTACGATTAAGGGGCGTATTGTTTCGCCTGAACTCATTAGTGATGCACCTATTTTTATTAAAGTCATGCTTGCGGGCATGCTTAGTGGGGCATTGTGGTTGCATGTAGCCACTTTAGTAAGAGCCCCTGTTTCAACCACGCATTCAGTGGTTGGGGGGGTTATGGGGGCTGGAATTGCAGCTGCAGGCATATCTGTAGTCAATTGGAATTTTTTATTAGGCATTGTGGCTAGTTGGGTTGTTTCGCCTGTAATGGGGGGCGTGATTGCGATGTTGCTTTTAATGCTGATTAAAAAAACCATTGCTTATAAAGAAGATAAAAAGAGTGCTGCTTTAAAGGTTGTACCCTACTTGGTGGCCTTAATGAGCGTGTCGTTTAGTTGGTATTTGATTTTGAAGGTTTTGAAGCGTTTTTATGAAGTGGGCTTTGGGCTTCAACTTGTTTTGGGGTTGCTTTTGGCTCTTTTTATTTTTGTTGTTTTTAGGAGCTATGTGTTGAAAAAAGCCCCTATGATAGAAAATAGCCATGCGAGTATTAATGAACTTTTTAACATTCCTTTGATTTTTGCGGCTGCATTATTGAGCTTTGCTCATGGAGCTAATGATGTGGCTAATGCTATAGGTCCCTTAGCTGCTATTAGTCAAGCTTTAGGAGATGCAAATACTCCTATAGGGAACACCTTAAGCTCTGTGCCTTTGTGGATTATGGTGGTAGGGGGAGCTGGAATTGCTTTAGGTTTAAGCTTGTATGGACCAAAGCTCATTAAAACGGTTGGCTCTGAAATCACAGAGCTAGATAAAATGCAAGCTTTTTGTATTGCACTCTCTGCAGTGATTACCGTGCTTTTAGCGTCTCAATTAGGCTTGCCGGTAAGCTCTACGCACATTGTCATTGGAGCGGTATTTGGAGTAGGGTTTTTAAGAGAGCAATTAAGGAGGCGTTTTTACAAGATAAGAGATAGCATTGTAGCCGCACATTTTGGAGAAGATTTAGAAGAAATTGAAGGCTTTTTGAACCGCTTTGATAAGGCTAGTTTGAAAGAAAAATCGCTCATGCTAGAGGGCTTGAAAAAAAATAAGAACACCGCTATTGCTTTAGAATTAAAAAAGAAAGAAAAAAAATCACTTAAGAAAGTGTATAAAGAAGAAGTGATTAAGCGTTCAGTATTAAAAAAGATTGTTACAGCTTGGATTGTAACAGTGCCTGTATCGGCACTTTTAGGAGCGATTCTTTTTATGGCGTTAGTGTATATAGAAAGATTCCTATAA
- a CDS encoding LptF/LptG family permease translates to MRLFRFVGWYYFKYFLIVLLALELFFVSIDSLKYADKMPDSANMIILFFTYDILFALNYTLPISLLLAMVLFYISFIKSNQYTALLSIGFSKRQILNPVLIISFFFTSIYVGLNATSFVYMEEKTQNLIYKENFSATSEHLLVKYNNDYVYFGKINPLLQKAENIKVFRLKDKVLESYAEAKEAFFEGKYWILHDTTIYSMPSHFELGTNALKTTYLKTFKTLKNFRPKVLDTIYQNKPAVSIADAISSLHALMRQNADTKKARAFLYVFGILPFFVPFLGVLIAYFSPSLARYENLALLGLKFIIITLVIWGLFFALGKFSVSGMFYPEIGVLLPFFLFLGLSCYYLKKLNTRL, encoded by the coding sequence ATGCGTTTGTTTAGATTTGTAGGGTGGTATTATTTCAAATACTTTCTCATTGTGCTTTTAGCCTTAGAATTGTTTTTTGTAAGTATTGATAGCTTGAAATACGCTGACAAAATGCCCGATTCTGCAAACATGATTATCCTATTTTTCACCTACGATATATTATTTGCTCTCAATTACACTTTGCCCATTTCTTTGCTTTTAGCAATGGTTCTATTTTATATCTCATTCATCAAATCTAATCAATACACCGCACTGCTCTCTATTGGCTTTTCCAAACGCCAGATTTTAAACCCAGTGCTTATCATTAGCTTTTTTTTCACTTCTATTTATGTGGGATTGAATGCAACTTCTTTTGTATATATGGAAGAAAAAACACAAAATCTCATCTACAAAGAAAATTTTTCAGCTACTTCAGAGCATTTATTAGTGAAATACAATAATGATTATGTGTATTTTGGCAAGATTAATCCGTTATTGCAAAAAGCTGAAAATATCAAAGTTTTTCGCCTAAAAGATAAAGTGTTAGAGTCTTACGCTGAGGCTAAAGAGGCTTTTTTTGAAGGCAAGTATTGGATATTGCATGATACTACAATTTATAGCATGCCTTCACATTTTGAGCTTGGCACAAACGCCTTAAAAACTACTTATTTAAAAACCTTTAAAACGCTCAAAAATTTTCGCCCCAAAGTCCTAGACACCATTTATCAAAATAAACCCGCCGTTTCTATTGCAGATGCCATTTCTTCTTTGCATGCTTTAATGCGACAAAACGCAGATACCAAAAAAGCACGAGCCTTTTTATATGTCTTTGGAATTTTGCCCTTTTTTGTGCCGTTTTTAGGTGTTCTAATCGCTTATTTTTCGCCTAGCCTTGCTCGCTATGAAAACCTAGCCCTTTTAGGGCTAAAATTTATCATTATCACACTCGTTATTTGGGGGCTATTCTTTGCTTTAGGAAAATTCAGTGTTTCAGGCATGTTCTACCCTGAAATTGGTGTGTTGCTACCATTTTTCTTATTTTTAGGCTTAAGTTGCTACTATCTTAAAAAACTCAATACAAGATTATAA
- a CDS encoding DUF535 family protein → MLIISKSVRFLAHAVFKILNKILPHKIKNYFVSLTLEHFQQESFGILHKSLTKPANHRRSSRFSDDTTLDNLSSQQLESFYNNLFKIINNRIKNSEEEALIIVANIIQMMTFRTLGTKEKLAEGVMDKASLMGIKLRTIESLLPKGYGIINIRNCLLAFCDIRFSKLQKLDFLIHNLLFLQNLQVKNPTTSDTISLLEVKTLTFHSAKTGGGAYHFSFGIANTWLPEGLLEIKIEYEEEEKKQFLYKMKFCALDNEYLLVSCIQGTKDLQEKHYQFFSEYCKTKPNSFLIGLAKVSSKLLGYSKLFGIPNDGQISTHLKRIKGEKCFNYDAFFSGCDGQLTEIKGLSYWNIPLEKKAQKRSSKRNARRKVLEIFKQDLEKILVLD, encoded by the coding sequence ATGCTCATTATCTCAAAAAGTGTACGGTTTTTAGCCCATGCTGTTTTCAAAATCCTAAATAAGATTTTACCCCATAAAATTAAAAATTATTTTGTTTCCCTAACACTAGAACATTTTCAGCAAGAATCTTTTGGCATACTCCATAAAAGTTTAACTAAACCTGCAAACCATAGGCGTAGTTCTCGTTTTTCAGACGACACTACTCTAGATAATCTCAGTTCTCAACAACTTGAGAGTTTCTATAATAATCTTTTCAAAATCATCAATAATAGAATTAAAAATTCCGAAGAAGAAGCGCTTATAATTGTGGCCAATATCATCCAAATGATGACATTTAGAACTCTTGGCACTAAAGAAAAACTTGCAGAAGGTGTGATGGATAAAGCTTCCTTAATGGGAATAAAACTAAGAACTATAGAAAGCTTGTTGCCCAAAGGATATGGAATTATCAATATAAGGAATTGCCTTTTAGCATTCTGTGATATTCGCTTTAGCAAACTGCAAAAACTTGATTTTCTTATCCACAACTTACTCTTTTTGCAAAATTTACAAGTCAAAAATCCCACAACTTCTGATACTATCTCTCTTTTAGAAGTAAAAACCCTTACTTTTCATAGTGCAAAAACAGGGGGGGGGGCGTACCACTTCAGTTTTGGAATCGCTAACACCTGGCTACCTGAAGGATTACTAGAAATCAAAATTGAGTATGAAGAAGAAGAGAAAAAACAATTTCTCTACAAGATGAAATTTTGTGCCTTAGACAATGAATATCTCCTTGTCTCTTGTATACAAGGCACTAAAGACTTACAAGAAAAACATTATCAATTCTTTTCTGAATATTGTAAAACCAAACCTAATTCTTTCTTAATTGGTCTTGCTAAGGTGTCAAGCAAGCTTTTAGGCTATTCCAAGCTGTTTGGCATTCCTAATGATGGACAAATTTCTACCCATCTAAAAAGAATTAAGGGCGAAAAGTGTTTTAACTATGATGCTTTCTTCAGTGGCTGTGATGGACAATTGACAGAAATAAAAGGGCTTTCTTATTGGAATATCCCCTTAGAAAAAAAAGCACAAAAACGCTCGAGCAAACGGAATGCTAGAAGAAAGGTATTAGAAATCTTTAAGCAAGATTTAGAAAAAATCCTTGTTTTGGATTAA
- a CDS encoding hemolysin family protein, whose protein sequence is MLMAAFFLVLLNAFFVLSEFALVKVRKTRLEELVKAGNLNAKLALDMSKQIDTYLSATQLGVTLSSLALGWVGEPAIARLLATLLEPIDLGSSPLFIHSLSVVVAFLSITFLHVVLGEIVPKSLAIAKSEKAALFIARPLHVFWVAFYPIVRLFDVIAHFFLRKMGVDPKENEGTHSEEELKIIVGESLREGIIDSVEGEIIKNAVDFSDTSAKEIMTPRKDMVCLDEENSYEENIDIVLKSRFTRYPYCKGSKDNIIGMVHIRDLLSRSIFTPEMHDFKQLVRKMIIVPESASISQILIKMNKEQIHTALVIDEYGGTAGLLTMEDIIEEIMGDISDEYDLKQEGVSELEEGVFELDGMLDLESVEEVLHIEFDKECEQVTLGGYIFSLLERMPIEGDAINSHGYLFEVLSVDGARIKRLKATKEDKELA, encoded by the coding sequence ATGTTGATGGCCGCTTTTTTCTTAGTGTTGTTGAACGCCTTTTTTGTGCTTTCAGAGTTTGCCCTTGTAAAGGTGCGTAAAACCCGTTTGGAAGAGCTAGTTAAAGCGGGCAATTTAAATGCTAAGCTTGCTTTGGATATGAGTAAGCAAATAGATACTTATTTGAGTGCAACTCAATTAGGTGTAACACTTTCTTCACTAGCCTTAGGCTGGGTGGGTGAGCCTGCTATTGCGAGATTGCTAGCCACACTATTAGAGCCTATAGATTTGGGAAGTAGCCCCCTATTTATCCATTCTTTAAGTGTAGTTGTAGCGTTTTTGAGCATTACTTTTTTGCATGTGGTGTTGGGTGAGATTGTGCCAAAATCCTTAGCCATTGCTAAATCCGAAAAAGCAGCTCTTTTTATCGCACGCCCTTTGCATGTGTTTTGGGTGGCGTTTTATCCTATCGTGCGTTTGTTTGATGTGATTGCTCATTTCTTTTTGAGAAAAATGGGGGTTGACCCTAAAGAAAATGAAGGCACGCATTCTGAAGAAGAGTTAAAAATCATTGTGGGTGAAAGCTTAAGAGAAGGGATAATTGATTCTGTAGAAGGCGAAATCATTAAAAATGCCGTAGACTTCTCTGATACGAGTGCTAAAGAGATTATGACCCCACGAAAAGACATGGTTTGTTTGGACGAAGAAAATAGTTATGAAGAAAATATTGATATCGTTTTAAAAAGCCGTTTCACTCGCTACCCTTATTGCAAAGGCTCTAAGGACAATATTATCGGCATGGTGCATATTAGAGACTTGCTCTCTCGCTCTATTTTTACCCCAGAAATGCATGACTTCAAACAATTAGTCAGAAAGATGATTATTGTTCCAGAAAGTGCATCAATTTCTCAAATTCTCATTAAGATGAATAAAGAACAAATTCATACCGCTTTGGTGATTGATGAATATGGTGGCACAGCTGGGCTACTCACTATGGAAGATATTATTGAAGAGATTATGGGGGATATTAGTGATGAATACGACCTGAAGCAAGAAGGCGTGAGCGAGCTTGAAGAAGGCGTGTTTGAGCTAGATGGCATGCTGGATTTAGAGAGCGTAGAAGAAGTGCTACACATTGAATTTGATAAAGAATGTGAGCAAGTAACCCTTGGAGGGTATATTTTTAGCCTTTTAGAACGCATGCCTATAGAAGGCGATGCGATTAATTCACATGGATATTTATTTGAAGTATTGAGTGTGGATGGGGCAAGGATTAAACGCTTAAAGGCGACCAAAGAAGACAAGGAATTAGCATGA
- a CDS encoding UDP-N-acetylmuramoyl-L-alanyl-D-glutamate--2,6-diaminopimelate ligase, which translates to MKLKKSLVYKNHTYSFLSDDTNEVLKDPNNTLFVKTPLNEKYAHLIEEKNLAILDFNELKNYFDFKIKIIGITGTNGKTTTASLMYSLLLDLDKKVALLGTRGFFVNDKRLKEKGLTTPTLLELYNNLEIAMSLECEYFIMEVSSHAIAQNRIAGLSFSLKILTNITSDHLDFHENIENYRDTKNSFFKDESLKIINRDEKNALFNPINAHTYALDKKAHLNIQAFSLNPSISASLCYQDNLREPKIIENALAYSPLLGRYNLYNILAGILGVKLLTQLPLETITPLLENFYGVKGRLEIVHSKPLVIIDFAHTEDGMQQVFESFKTQKIVALFGAGGDRDKTKRPKMGAMASYYAHKIILTSDNPRSENEEEIIKDILKGIDKNAHSKVIVETDRKEAILKVLQALKDDEVLLILGKGDESIQIFKDKTIFFSDQEIVKNYYQNLKQG; encoded by the coding sequence TTGAAACTCAAAAAATCACTTGTTTATAAAAACCATACTTACTCCTTTTTAAGTGATGACACTAACGAAGTCTTAAAAGACCCTAATAATACTCTCTTTGTCAAAACCCCCCTAAATGAAAAATACGCTCATTTGATTGAAGAAAAAAACCTAGCCATTTTAGATTTTAACGAGCTTAAAAACTATTTTGATTTTAAGATTAAGATTATAGGCATCACAGGCACTAACGGAAAGACCACTACAGCAAGTTTGATGTATTCTTTACTCTTAGATTTGGACAAAAAGGTCGCTCTTTTAGGCACAAGGGGGTTTTTTGTCAATGACAAACGCTTAAAAGAAAAAGGCTTAACCACCCCCACTCTTTTAGAACTCTATAACAACTTAGAGATAGCCATGTCTTTAGAATGCGAATACTTTATTATGGAAGTTAGCTCACATGCAATCGCTCAAAATCGCATTGCTGGGCTTAGTTTCTCTCTTAAAATTCTCACTAATATCACCAGCGACCACTTAGATTTCCATGAGAATATAGAAAATTATAGAGACACTAAAAACAGCTTTTTTAAAGATGAGAGCTTAAAAATTATCAATAGAGATGAAAAAAACGCCCTTTTTAATCCTATTAACGCTCACACTTACGCCCTAGATAAAAAAGCTCATTTAAACATTCAAGCTTTTTCATTAAATCCTTCTATTAGTGCGTCCTTATGCTATCAAGACAATTTAAGAGAGCCTAAAATTATAGAAAATGCTTTAGCTTATTCCCCACTTTTAGGGCGTTATAATCTTTATAATATTCTAGCTGGGATTTTAGGGGTCAAATTACTCACACAACTTCCTTTAGAAACTATCACGCCTTTATTAGAAAATTTTTATGGGGTCAAGGGGCGTTTGGAAATTGTGCATTCTAAACCCTTAGTCATCATAGATTTTGCCCACACAGAAGATGGCATGCAACAAGTCTTTGAAAGCTTTAAAACCCAAAAAATTGTCGCTCTTTTTGGAGCAGGGGGCGATAGAGATAAGACTAAACGCCCCAAAATGGGAGCGATGGCAAGTTACTACGCTCATAAAATTATCTTAACTTCAGATAATCCAAGAAGTGAAAATGAAGAAGAGATTATCAAGGATATTTTAAAAGGCATAGACAAAAACGCTCATTCTAAGGTTATAGTAGAAACAGATAGAAAAGAAGCGATTTTAAAGGTTCTACAAGCCTTAAAAGATGATGAAGTTTTATTGATTTTAGGCAAGGGCGATGAAAGTATTCAAATCTTTAAAGACAAAACGATTTTTTTTAGCGACCAAGAAATTGTTAAAAACTATTATCAAAATTTAAAACAAGGATAA
- a CDS encoding NifU family protein: MIEFSDEDLQKPVHIVIEKIRPYLLKDGGNVEVLGVKSMKVYVTLQGACKTCSSSKVTLKNVIERQLKVDIHPNLEVVCLENAKDFQRL; the protein is encoded by the coding sequence ATGATAGAATTTAGTGATGAAGATTTACAAAAACCGGTGCATATTGTCATAGAAAAAATCCGCCCTTACTTGCTAAAAGATGGGGGTAATGTTGAAGTGCTAGGTGTAAAAAGCATGAAAGTTTATGTTACCTTACAAGGGGCTTGTAAAACATGCTCTAGCAGTAAGGTAACTTTAAAAAATGTGATTGAAAGACAGCTCAAGGTGGATATTCATCCTAATTTAGAAGTGGTCTGTTTAGAAAATGCTAAAGATTTTCAAAGGCTTTGA